The following are encoded in a window of Actinomyces oris genomic DNA:
- a CDS encoding holo-ACP synthase encodes MTKPRLPDAPQPSPGSAVVSVGTDLVHIPGFSAQLDQPGSVFAQRAFTARELREARSRSQERGTTPAQHLAARWAAKESFIKAWSQAHVLCAKCRGTSTSPVILAEDVDWREIEVVTDRWGRPSLRLSGTVAQAVEHSLGEEVSTPGCWPVSLSHDGDYAAAIVLHVR; translated from the coding sequence ATGACAAAGCCGCGGCTTCCAGATGCTCCACAGCCTTCCCCCGGTTCTGCTGTTGTGTCAGTGGGTACGGACCTGGTGCACATTCCGGGTTTCTCCGCCCAGCTCGATCAGCCCGGCAGCGTCTTCGCACAACGCGCCTTCACGGCGCGCGAGCTCCGAGAGGCCCGAAGTCGTTCGCAGGAGAGGGGAACGACCCCGGCCCAGCACCTGGCAGCGCGATGGGCGGCCAAGGAGTCCTTCATCAAGGCCTGGAGCCAGGCACACGTTCTGTGTGCAAAATGTCGCGGAACGAGTACCTCTCCGGTTATCCTGGCCGAGGACGTCGACTGGCGTGAGATCGAGGTTGTCACCGATCGGTGGGGCCGGCCTTCTTTGCGCCTGAGCGGCACCGTTGCCCAAGCTGTTGAGCACAGCCTCGGAGAGGAGGTATCAACCCCAGGGTGTTGGCCGGTTTCCTTGAGCCATGACGGCGATTACGCCGCGGCCATCGTCCTTCACGTGCGTTGA